A window from Methylocystis sp. MJC1 encodes these proteins:
- the mbnA gene encoding methanobactin codes for MTIKITKKEILPVVGRVQAFCSSCSGGGQCGCGPA; via the coding sequence ATGACTATCAAGATCACCAAGAAGGAAATCCTGCCCGTCGTTGGTCGCGTTCAGGCGTTTTGCAGCTCGTGCTCGGGCGGCGGTCAATGCGGCTGCGGCCCGGCCTAA
- the mbnB gene encoding methanobactin biosynthesis protein MbnB, whose product MQIGFNFTLNGTLEMVQRMVKERQIDYCELLIDNFFHFPVKELVDAFDCPVAFHIMFSKHLENDTEALQQFAKNVRTFIDAMNPVYVSDHLLCFSHNDRRLLHLAEIDYGEYDSVRRRVEWWQDALGTRLYLENYPSIMEGGWEAPAFYERLCKDTGAGVLFDASNAIVAKHNCGAPVDLWKDVIASTRHFHVAGYGPSFIEPNVIVDTHDRELAPDTIAFLTDMRDVFDKPGATITYERDFEIDYDSISRDLQRLHDIFPRTQEKAHDMLVTSAS is encoded by the coding sequence ATGCAGATCGGATTCAATTTCACGCTGAATGGCACCCTCGAAATGGTTCAGCGCATGGTGAAGGAGCGCCAGATCGATTATTGCGAGTTGCTGATCGATAATTTTTTTCACTTTCCAGTTAAGGAGCTGGTAGACGCTTTCGATTGCCCGGTCGCATTTCACATTATGTTTTCGAAGCACCTCGAAAACGATACGGAGGCGCTACAGCAATTTGCCAAGAATGTGCGCACATTTATCGACGCAATGAATCCGGTTTACGTGTCGGATCATCTCTTGTGTTTCAGCCACAACGACAGGCGTCTGTTGCACCTTGCCGAAATTGACTACGGAGAATACGACTCGGTTCGACGGCGCGTCGAGTGGTGGCAGGATGCGCTCGGAACCCGACTCTATCTTGAGAATTATCCTTCGATCATGGAGGGCGGTTGGGAGGCACCCGCCTTCTACGAACGTCTTTGCAAGGATACTGGCGCCGGCGTTCTTTTCGACGCGTCGAATGCCATCGTCGCGAAGCATAATTGCGGCGCGCCTGTTGACTTATGGAAAGACGTCATCGCGAGCACTCGACATTTTCACGTCGCGGGCTACGGCCCGTCGTTCATCGAACCCAACGTGATCGTCGATACGCACGACCGCGAATTGGCGCCGGATACGATCGCTTTTCTGACTGATATGCGCGACGTCTTCGACAAACCTGGCGCAACAATCACCTACGAGCGCGATTTTGAGATCGATTACGATTCGATCTCCAGGGACCTCCAACGCCTTCACGATATTTTCCCTCGGACTCAGGAAAAAGCCCATGACATGCTTGTCACCAGCGCCAGCTAG
- the mbnC gene encoding methanobactin biosynthesis protein MbnC → MTCLSPAPARLDADLLDDFANPERQSAYPRESRAYVRVDISIRAYWHALFDQVPELLELSGPDGRAIFLPFMEWARAKGVTFNWAFYLWVYGWLMQSGFRDRLGRDLLLRMMSAAAGRWIGVDRDTDRCALVIGSPMLEGAVVVGWKLKSLQTTVIPVERLDLEEPLSSPAGHFGCFYAPSFDLDYFPGWKSIPL, encoded by the coding sequence ATGACATGCTTGTCACCAGCGCCAGCTAGGCTCGACGCGGATCTACTGGACGATTTCGCGAATCCCGAGCGACAAAGCGCGTACCCAAGAGAATCTAGAGCCTATGTCCGGGTTGATATCAGCATTCGCGCGTATTGGCATGCTTTGTTCGATCAGGTTCCGGAGCTCCTGGAACTCTCCGGTCCCGATGGGCGGGCGATATTCCTGCCGTTTATGGAATGGGCGCGCGCAAAGGGCGTAACATTCAACTGGGCCTTTTACCTCTGGGTCTATGGATGGCTGATGCAGTCAGGATTTCGTGACCGCCTTGGAAGGGATCTTCTCTTGAGAATGATGAGCGCAGCCGCGGGACGCTGGATCGGGGTCGATCGCGACACAGACCGCTGCGCGCTCGTAATCGGAAGCCCGATGCTTGAAGGCGCAGTCGTCGTGGGTTGGAAGCTCAAGAGCCTTCAAACAACCGTGATTCCAGTCGAGCGTCTTGATCTTGAAGAACCGCTTTCCAGTCCAGCCGGGCACTTCGGTTGTTTCTATGCGCCAAGCTTCGACCTCGACTATTTTCCCGGTTGGAAATCAATTCCGTTATGA
- the mbnM gene encoding MATE family efflux transporter — translation MSNRDFWRGYWSLLFALVAAQLTQQADIIMVSHMGGAAVGAYAVLMRLAFVDVVAMMALSAVASTSVVKAQRAGQTACAVSQIRTLAVGAGVCCSICGLLFYPWFGERLVGDERIASFIEDGVFWYSVAAPFRFLSNVSAFVLHAVGRGSLVVRWKLIEAVAKTAGNYVFMNLLGLGFSGCFVSGLIVVFCSTIWCNQVLASFCNSWIAVPKWNWTAQFLRATACEAQRLASVQIGVLISFALFAAQWSNQHDISRLNSYAAGQTLMLILFTPFMALIRFLSFRLAGWDRSQYLAVLRVVWAPGTFIAIGSAMLLFESQDWLGRLYGQQGPWWATLVQALAISLPIRFIANVLRAILHAHGDFGAVAAVDSTALWLIAVPLVGLGLYADSPILAYSSLVFPEAACATCLWCWLTPSDVSDMAKRFHPLPLFRRR, via the coding sequence ATGAGCAATAGGGACTTCTGGCGGGGCTATTGGTCTTTGCTTTTTGCGCTGGTCGCGGCGCAACTAACGCAGCAAGCCGACATCATCATGGTGAGCCACATGGGCGGCGCCGCGGTCGGAGCATATGCAGTGCTGATGCGGTTGGCTTTCGTGGATGTCGTCGCGATGATGGCGTTGAGCGCCGTTGCATCGACATCCGTTGTGAAGGCTCAGCGTGCCGGCCAGACGGCATGCGCGGTCAGCCAGATACGCACGCTCGCCGTGGGAGCTGGCGTGTGCTGCTCGATTTGCGGCCTTTTATTCTATCCGTGGTTCGGCGAGAGGCTTGTCGGTGACGAGAGGATTGCGTCATTCATCGAAGACGGCGTCTTCTGGTATTCCGTCGCCGCTCCCTTTCGATTTTTGAGCAATGTGTCGGCGTTTGTTCTTCATGCGGTGGGCCGTGGGTCGCTGGTCGTGAGATGGAAATTGATCGAGGCGGTCGCCAAGACGGCCGGAAACTATGTTTTCATGAACCTGCTTGGATTGGGATTTTCGGGGTGTTTCGTGAGCGGACTTATTGTCGTTTTCTGCTCAACAATCTGGTGCAACCAAGTTCTGGCCAGTTTTTGCAATAGCTGGATAGCTGTCCCTAAATGGAATTGGACGGCGCAATTCTTGCGCGCGACCGCTTGCGAAGCCCAGCGCCTGGCCTCTGTACAAATAGGCGTGTTGATCAGTTTCGCCTTGTTTGCAGCGCAATGGTCAAATCAACACGACATTTCACGCCTGAACTCCTATGCCGCAGGCCAGACGTTGATGCTTATCTTATTCACGCCGTTCATGGCGCTAATTAGATTTTTGTCGTTTAGACTCGCCGGATGGGATCGCAGTCAATATTTAGCGGTATTGCGTGTGGTTTGGGCGCCCGGCACTTTCATTGCCATCGGTTCGGCGATGCTCTTGTTTGAAAGCCAAGATTGGCTGGGGCGCCTATACGGCCAACAAGGCCCTTGGTGGGCGACTCTGGTCCAGGCGCTCGCAATTTCGCTGCCAATTCGATTTATTGCAAATGTCTTGAGAGCCATATTGCACGCGCACGGCGACTTCGGCGCGGTCGCGGCGGTCGATTCCACCGCGCTCTGGCTGATTGCTGTGCCCTTGGTTGGGCTTGGCCTTTATGCAGATTCGCCGATTCTGGCCTATTCGTCACTGGTATTTCCTGAGGCAGCGTGCGCAACATGCCTATGGTGTTGGCTTACGCCATCGGACGTCTCAGATATGGCCAAACGCTTTCATCCTCTGCCGCTATTCAGAAGGAGGTAG
- the mbnF gene encoding methanobactin biosynthesis FAD monooxygenase MbnF, translating into MAPRHVSVLIVGAGYAGLTAAAMLSLRRISCVLVEKNNFLSRHPRAHGLNLRTLELLRQIPGLEADLHRTSRAAPGDNTVLIAETVVGRPIKTIDWPGGFDTRSLSPASLCSAGQDRVEPVLMRYALSLGAEIRFSTELASFSQDDKVVRAVLRDAQSGNETVIFADYLIAGDGSGSSIRKTLGVAMEGPGVLSHAISILFEADLRKVMDGRGFLLCYIRNPEFNGAFVSCDDPDRGQLNVEYDPARESAADYDAARCERVVRAALGQPDLNIGILDVLPWKMSAVVAERMKIERVFLVGDSAHIMPPVGGLAGQAAIQDAADLAWKLSMVVGNQAGAALLDTYETERRPIAWLSIMRAKENYVERLRIDRSDLSEARGRLSYLEVAMSYRYRSAAISLEEPDDERLTDDVRSPSCKPGCRLAHVPLERKGELISTHDLVGDGFLVLAGPDGKMWVDAARAIAQRSLAPITAFRVDGDIFDVDNAFLARTGLGRDGALLVRPDGFVAWRSASSQIDAEGLMACAMARALFVPAERFLA; encoded by the coding sequence ATGGCGCCTCGACATGTATCCGTGCTGATTGTCGGCGCTGGTTATGCAGGACTGACGGCGGCCGCGATGCTGTCGCTGCGAAGAATTTCTTGTGTGCTTGTCGAAAAGAACAACTTCCTTTCGCGCCACCCAAGAGCTCATGGGCTCAATTTGCGCACGCTAGAATTATTGAGACAGATTCCCGGCCTCGAGGCGGATTTGCACCGCACAAGCCGCGCAGCCCCGGGGGATAACACGGTGCTGATCGCCGAAACGGTAGTAGGCCGGCCGATCAAAACAATTGATTGGCCAGGAGGCTTCGATACCCGCTCCCTTTCACCTGCGTCGTTGTGCAGCGCTGGGCAGGACAGGGTGGAACCGGTGTTGATGCGGTATGCGCTGTCACTGGGCGCCGAAATCAGATTTTCGACCGAGTTGGCGAGTTTCAGTCAGGACGACAAGGTCGTCCGCGCTGTCTTGCGTGACGCTCAAAGCGGCAATGAAACCGTTATTTTTGCGGATTATCTTATCGCCGGAGACGGAAGCGGAAGTTCAATCAGGAAAACGCTCGGCGTCGCGATGGAAGGGCCGGGCGTGTTGTCGCACGCAATATCGATCCTATTCGAGGCCGATCTGAGGAAGGTGATGGATGGCCGCGGCTTTTTGCTGTGCTACATTCGCAATCCAGAATTCAATGGCGCCTTCGTAAGCTGTGATGATCCCGATCGGGGTCAGCTCAACGTTGAATATGATCCCGCCCGAGAGAGCGCCGCCGACTACGATGCAGCGCGTTGTGAGCGTGTTGTGCGGGCTGCGCTGGGCCAGCCCGATCTCAATATCGGCATTCTCGATGTTCTGCCCTGGAAAATGTCGGCCGTCGTAGCCGAGCGCATGAAGATCGAGCGTGTCTTCCTGGTGGGCGACTCCGCTCACATCATGCCACCCGTCGGCGGCTTGGCGGGGCAGGCTGCAATTCAGGATGCCGCCGATCTCGCTTGGAAGCTTTCAATGGTGGTCGGGAACCAAGCTGGCGCCGCTCTCCTCGATACCTATGAGACCGAGAGACGTCCGATTGCGTGGCTTTCTATCATGCGGGCGAAAGAGAATTATGTCGAGCGGTTGCGGATTGACCGATCAGACCTTTCCGAGGCGCGCGGGCGATTGAGCTATCTCGAGGTTGCGATGAGCTATCGCTACCGCTCTGCCGCCATTTCGCTCGAAGAACCTGATGACGAACGGCTAACAGACGATGTTCGTAGCCCATCGTGCAAACCGGGATGCCGTCTTGCACATGTCCCCCTCGAGCGAAAAGGCGAATTGATTTCGACTCACGACCTTGTCGGCGACGGTTTTCTGGTGCTAGCGGGACCCGATGGCAAAATGTGGGTCGATGCAGCGCGCGCGATAGCGCAGCGCTCGCTCGCGCCGATCACGGCCTTTAGAGTTGACGGGGACATATTCGACGTGGATAACGCATTTCTCGCTCGTACCGGCCTCGGTCGCGACGGCGCATTGCTTGTTCGACCCGACGGCTTCGTCGCCTGGCGCTCGGCCTCAAGTCAAATCGACGCAGAAGGGCTAATGGCATGTGCAATGGCTCGAGCCTTGTTTGTGCCCGCGGAGAGGTTTTTGGCGTAG
- a CDS encoding IS481 family transposase has protein sequence MGQVLHGSARTTEAVRRAIQHSQESLRALAKRYGVNQKTIAKWKKRASVCDERTGPKEPRSTVLTIEEEAIIVAFRRHTLLPLDDCLYALQATIPHLTRSSLHRCLQRHGISRLPSVEGEVSAKRKFKAYPIGYFHIDIAEVRTAEGKLYMFVAIDRTSKFAFVELHEKATTRIAADFLFALIKAVPYKIHTVLTDNGTHFTDPRGETWTPAEIKQMLAEGRPFRAHAFEFACARADIDHRLTKPKHPWTNGQVERMNRTIKEATVKRYFYETHAELRTHLDHFVTAYNFARRLKTLKGLTPYEFICKLWTKEPDRFILDPLHQMPGLNI, from the coding sequence ATGGGCCAGGTTCTCCACGGGAGCGCCCGCACGACTGAGGCGGTGCGTCGAGCGATACAACATAGTCAAGAGAGCCTGAGAGCTCTCGCCAAGCGGTATGGCGTCAACCAGAAGACGATCGCCAAGTGGAAGAAGCGGGCGTCGGTTTGCGACGAGCGCACGGGGCCTAAAGAGCCCAGATCCACGGTTCTCACGATCGAGGAGGAGGCGATCATTGTCGCCTTCCGCCGTCACACATTGCTGCCCTTGGACGACTGCCTCTATGCCCTCCAGGCGACTATTCCCCACCTGACGCGATCGTCGCTGCATCGCTGTCTTCAGCGCCACGGCATCTCACGGTTGCCGAGCGTCGAGGGCGAGGTCTCCGCCAAGCGGAAGTTCAAAGCCTATCCGATTGGCTATTTCCATATCGACATCGCCGAAGTGCGCACGGCCGAAGGCAAGCTCTACATGTTCGTGGCGATCGACCGAACGTCGAAATTCGCTTTCGTCGAACTGCATGAGAAGGCCACGACGCGGATCGCCGCCGACTTCCTGTTCGCGTTGATCAAAGCCGTTCCCTATAAAATCCACACGGTGCTCACGGATAATGGAACGCACTTTACTGATCCCCGCGGCGAGACCTGGACCCCTGCGGAAATCAAGCAAATGCTGGCGGAGGGGCGACCCTTCAGGGCGCATGCGTTTGAGTTCGCCTGCGCCCGCGCCGATATCGATCATCGCCTGACCAAGCCCAAGCATCCTTGGACCAATGGCCAGGTTGAGCGCATGAACCGCACGATCAAGGAAGCGACGGTTAAGCGCTACTTCTATGAAACGCACGCAGAGCTGCGAACGCATCTCGACCACTTCGTCACCGCATACAATTTCGCCCGCCGCTTGAAGACCCTCAAAGGCCTCACGCCGTACGAATTCATCTGCAAACTCTGGACGAAAGAGCCAGACAGATTCATACTCGATCCGCTCCATCAGATGCCGGGACTAAACATCTAA
- a CDS encoding methanobactin export MATE transporter MbnM — MRRGRLFAIAVLSLAAASPGAAEPAKQSGWQWDLPNYVPPPRVPADNPMSEEKFQLGRRLFYDKRLSGNGTISCSSCHLQERAFTDGRALSVGSTGENTPRNAPSIVNSGWHGTLTWANPALVTLERQMTNPLLGERPIEMGVNDANKNEILARFRADSDYRKWFKEAFPEKADPISLETIVKAISAFERGVVSFNSRYDQYLQGRLKLSEAEQRGHDLYFGEKAECHHCHGSVNFNDQFVHVKTREAETPFHNTGLYNIDGKGGYPDPNRGLFDITADPDDMGKFRAPSLRNIALTGLTCTTGPSRHWKTSSKSIRRGAARSRRGATLAKDKPARSKAV; from the coding sequence ATGAGGCGCGGGCGGCTTTTCGCGATTGCCGTGCTGAGTCTCGCCGCCGCGTCACCCGGGGCGGCCGAGCCAGCCAAACAATCCGGCTGGCAATGGGACCTGCCCAATTATGTTCCGCCGCCGCGCGTCCCAGCCGACAATCCGATGTCGGAGGAAAAGTTTCAGCTCGGTCGGCGCCTGTTCTACGACAAGCGCTTGTCTGGGAACGGGACAATTTCGTGCAGCTCCTGCCACCTGCAGGAGCGCGCCTTCACTGACGGGCGAGCGCTCAGTGTCGGCTCAACCGGCGAGAATACGCCACGCAACGCTCCCTCGATTGTGAACTCCGGTTGGCATGGCACATTGACCTGGGCCAATCCGGCGCTGGTGACCCTCGAGCGGCAGATGACGAACCCGTTGTTGGGGGAGCGGCCGATCGAAATGGGCGTGAATGACGCGAATAAGAACGAGATCCTTGCCCGTTTTCGCGCCGATTCCGATTATCGGAAATGGTTCAAGGAGGCGTTTCCCGAAAAGGCTGATCCCATCTCTCTGGAGACGATCGTCAAGGCGATTTCAGCATTCGAGCGCGGAGTCGTGTCGTTCAACAGCCGTTACGATCAATATCTGCAAGGCAGACTCAAGTTGAGCGAGGCCGAGCAACGGGGGCATGATCTCTATTTTGGTGAGAAGGCGGAGTGTCACCACTGCCACGGCAGCGTGAATTTCAATGATCAGTTTGTTCACGTGAAGACGCGCGAGGCTGAGACGCCGTTCCACAACACCGGGCTCTACAACATCGACGGCAAGGGCGGCTATCCCGATCCGAACCGAGGTCTCTTCGATATAACCGCCGATCCTGATGACATGGGCAAGTTTCGTGCGCCCAGCCTGCGGAATATCGCTTTGACGGGCCTTACATGCACGACGGGACCGTCGCGACACTGGAAGACGTCATCGAAATCTATTCGCAGGGGGGCCGCAAGATCGAGAAGGGGCGCAACGCTGGCGAAGGACAAGCCAGCCCGCTCAAAAGCGGTCTGA
- a CDS encoding MbnP family copper-binding protein codes for MAVRRCRLARFQRPARRQRPCTEGNPAKNTTISGTAPRRAYVGLEFSVGAPVETIVDGKPVPINHSNVETVPPPLDIAGMAWNWQAGRRFLTIEVDPPSPIIKPDGSKTRTWMVHLGSTGCKGNPATGEIVSCAHENRFTVAFDHFDPKTQRVEFDLARLFESSDLLADKGGAVGCMSGLDDPECPAIFAALGLNLTGTEGATGEAVKQTKPGVSPVFKTDPAKVAGGKQ; via the coding sequence ATGGCAGTACGGCGATGTCGCCTTGCTCGATTTCAAAGACCCGCGCGGCGGCAACGCCCTTGCACGGAGGGAAATCCCGCAAAGAACACAACAATTTCCGGAACGGCGCCGCGGCGCGCTTATGTCGGCCTCGAATTCTCTGTCGGCGCGCCTGTCGAGACGATTGTCGACGGCAAGCCCGTCCCTATCAACCATTCCAACGTCGAGACCGTGCCGCCGCCTCTCGATATCGCCGGTATGGCCTGGAATTGGCAGGCGGGCCGCAGATTTTTGACGATCGAAGTTGACCCGCCTTCTCCCATAATCAAACCTGACGGCTCCAAGACGAGGACCTGGATGGTCCATCTCGGCTCGACTGGCTGCAAGGGCAATCCGGCCACGGGCGAAATCGTTTCCTGTGCGCACGAGAATCGTTTCACTGTGGCCTTCGACCATTTCGACCCGAAAACGCAGCGCGTCGAGTTCGACCTCGCTCGACTCTTCGAAAGCAGCGATCTTCTCGCCGATAAGGGTGGTGCGGTCGGCTGCATGAGCGGGCTCGATGATCCGGAATGCCCCGCGATTTTCGCCGCGCTCGGCCTCAATCTCACGGGGACCGAAGGGGCCACTGGCGAGGCCGTCAAGCAAACGAAGCCAGGCGTCTCCCCGGTCTTCAAGACGGACCCGGCGAAGGTGGCGGGAGGCAAGCAATGA
- a CDS encoding RNA polymerase sigma factor → MRYLIRKVGSADAPDLLQEAFVRIVRLEKPERINDPPAFLKTIAANLARDFARRRKTEASYIQFGEYLVEAPSAEASLDERLDYERKSRLLDMAVSSLPPRCREAFKLHIYEDVPLQEIARKLDISDRMVRKHISLAFRTCRAALRNSLE, encoded by the coding sequence TTGCGCTACCTCATACGAAAAGTCGGCTCCGCCGATGCGCCGGACCTTCTTCAAGAAGCGTTCGTACGGATCGTTCGACTAGAAAAGCCGGAGAGGATCAATGATCCGCCGGCGTTCCTGAAGACGATAGCGGCTAATTTGGCGCGTGATTTTGCGCGCCGTCGCAAAACCGAAGCTAGCTATATTCAATTTGGCGAGTATCTGGTTGAAGCGCCCTCCGCAGAGGCGTCTCTCGACGAACGTTTGGACTATGAACGCAAATCCCGCCTACTTGACATGGCTGTAAGCTCTCTACCGCCGCGATGCCGCGAAGCTTTCAAACTTCATATCTACGAAGACGTTCCTCTTCAGGAGATTGCGCGGAAGCTCGACATCTCGGACAGGATGGTGCGCAAACACATCAGCCTTGCTTTCCGGACTTGTCGCGCCGCGCTCAGGAATTCTTTGGAGTGA